Proteins from a genomic interval of Oncorhynchus kisutch isolate 150728-3 linkage group LG28, Okis_V2, whole genome shotgun sequence:
- the LOC109872560 gene encoding ubiquitin carboxyl-terminal hydrolase 32 isoform X2: MGAKESRIGFLSYDEAINRVTDVELQRLKDAFRRTSGLSCYMSQQCFLREVLGDVVPPRVAEVIYSSFGGTPKGLHFNNLIVGLVLLTRGRDEEKAKYIFSLFASDSGNHATREDMESMLQTVDGEIPLSLRKCFSEGEKVNYEKFKSWLLQNKDAFTFSRWLLSSGVCVTLTDDSDTPTFYQTLAGVTHLEESDIIDLEKRYWLLKAQSRTGRFDLETFVPLVSPPIHASLSEGLFHAFDENRDNHIDFKEISCGLSACCRGPLAERQKFCFKVFDVDHDGLLSREEITEMVGALLEVWKDNRTDPLPETHSNVHAIVEDILKEHDTTKKGHLTLEDYQIWSVMSALANEFLNLLFQVCHIVLGLRPASCEEEGKIIRGWLERESRHGLQPGDYWFLIAVLWWQQWRDYVKYDNTHIVVEQPSVFGTGRSGVGAQTQARAEQGPEGESIASSHSSPEEKFSDNISSASEASETTSGLLPLGSTATDICFARQHETPDADNQCFLGADVNMAVLRPGAIDNQPLVMSEPLKAPTLTMEGGLLRRSPSLILSRDFEVVPEPVWRALYHWYGANLSLPRPVIRNTKTDCAELELFPRHLLFLRQQQPPARTPQNNVWVNMGNVPSPSAPLKRVLVYTGCFSRMGTIKDIHEYLAQRLRIKEEDMRLWLFNNENYLTLLDDEDHSLEGLKIPDEQYMVIEVRSKDMSWPEEMSFIANNNRMNRHNVPTEKGATGLSNLGNTCFMNSSIQCVSNTKPLTDYFTSGNHLYELNRTNPIGMRGHMAKCYGDLVQELWSGTQKNLAPLKLRWTIAKYAPRFNGFQQQDSQELLAFLLDGLHEDLNRVHEKPYVELKDSDGRPDWEVASEAWENHLRRNRSIVVDLFHGQLRSQVKCKTCGHVSARFDPFNFLSLPLPMDNSMHLEIIVIKLDGSCPVRYGLRLNADEKYTGLKRLLSELCCLNPEQILLAEVHASNIKNFPLDNQKVRRAVSGFLCAFEIPVSGVSTSVVSSPTQTDGDEAPALANGNAAKVTEINSLKLGMIPKGMPSTVVPCVTEGSHANGLPNGHVMPPLDSTFAGYIIAIHRKMMRAELYFLSSQKNRPSLFGMPLIVPCTVHTRTRDLYDAVWTQVSRLASPLPPQEASNHAQDCDDSMGYQYPFTLRVVQRDGNSCAWCPWYRFCRGCTVECNDDRAAVGNAFMAVDWDPTALHLRYQTSQERIVEEHPSVEQSRRAQAEPISLDSCLQAFTSEEELGEDELYYCSKCKTHRLATKKLDLWRLPPILIIHLKRFQFMNGRWIKSQKIVRFPRETFDPSAFLTPRDADQSQQSWRDGLGEELHDTEGGVPKSGGGDTVCNPTPTLNNGKESLCSGRMASTPLSRDVSPNCSPQSEGRRQGRGRVLPLESRYQLSLSKESLDSGRESPMELEASGMGSRGEGLSDSTSGEDTARDCDNTTSVSELESNGYTEDSIDLEASQDQRDKICIDPMYNLYAISCHSGILGGGHYVTYAKNPNEKWYCYNDSSCKELRSEEIDADSAYILFYEQQGVDYSLFMPKTDGKKMADTTSMDEDFESDYKKYCVLQ; this comes from the exons GGTGAGAAGGTAAATTATGAGAAATTTAAGAGCTGGCTCCTGCAGAACAAGGATGCTTTCACCTTCTCCCGCTGGCTCCTGTCCAGTGGGGTGTGTGTCACTCTGACAGACGATAGTGACACACCCACCTTCTACCAGACCTTGGCTGGAGTAACACACT TAGAGGAATCAGATATCATTGACTTGGAGAAGAGATACTGGCTGCTGAAAGCTCAATCTCGGACCGGCCGATTTGACCTGGAAACCTTTGTCCCGTTAGTTTCTCCCCCTATTCATGCATCCCTAAGTGAAG GTTTGTTTCATGCCTTTGATGAAAACAGGGACAATCACATAGATTTCAAGGAAATCTCGTGTGGCCTATCTGCTTGCTGCAGAGGGCCTTTGGCAGAGAGACAGAAGT TCTGTTTCAAAGTGTTTGATGTTGACCATGATGGGCTTCTGTCTCGGGAGGAAATCACAGAAATGGTTGGGGCATTACTGGAGGTGTGGAAAGACAATCGCACAGACCCTCTACCT GAAACGCACAGTAATGTCCATGCCATTGTGGAAGACATCCTGAAGGAGCATGATACCACTAAG AAAGGGCATTTGACCCTGGAGGATTACCAAATATGGAGTGTGATGAGTGCACTTGCCAATGAGTTCCTCAACCTGTTATTTCAG GTGTGCCATATTGTCCTGGGGCTGCGGCCTGCCTCGTGTGAAGAGGAGGGAAAGAtaatcag GGgctggttggagagagagagcagacatggCCTCCAGCCAGGAGACTACTGGTTCCTCATAGCAGTGCTGTGGTGGCAGCAGTGGAGAGACTACGTCAAATAT GACAACACGCACATCGTGGTGGAACAGCCGTCAGTGTTTGGCACAGGGAGGAGTGGTGTAGGGGCCCAGACGCAGGCCAGGGCAGAGCAAGGCCCAGAGGGGGAGAGCATTGCCAGCTCCCACAGCTCCCCAGAGGAAAAGTTCTCAGACAACATCTCCAGTGCATCAGAGGCCTCTGAGACAACCAGTG GCCTTCTACCCCTGGGCTCGACTGCTACGGATATTTGCTTTGCCCGGCAGCATGAGACCCCAGATGCAGACAACCAGTGCTTCCTGGGGGCTGATGTGAACATGGCGGTTCTAAGGCCTGGGGCCATCGACAACCAGCCTCTGGTTATGTCGGAGCCCTTAAAG GCTCCCACATTGACCATGGAGGGGGGCCTACTGAGGCGCTCCCCATCCCTGATTCTAAGCAGGGACTTTGAGGTTGTGCCAGAGCCGGTGTGGAGGGCACTCTACCACTGGTACGGAGCCAACCTGAGTCTCCCCAGACCG GTGATCAGAAACACCAAGACAGACTGTGCTGAGCTAGAGCTGTTCCCCCGCCACCTGCTCTTCCTGAGGCAGCAGCAGCCCCCCGCCCGCACCCCCCAGAACAACGTCTGGGTCAATATGG GTAATGTCCCCTCTCCTAGTGCCCCCTTAAAACGTGTGCTGGTCTACACGGGCTGTTTCAGTAGGATGGGCACCATCAAAGACATCCATGAGTACCTGGCCCAGAGACTCCGCATCAAGGAGGAAGACATGCGCCTGTGGCTCTTTAACAATGAG AATTATCTGACCCTTCTTGATGATGAAGACCATTCCCTGGAGGGGTTGAAGATCCCAGATGAGCAGTACATGGTTATAGAAG TAAGGAGCAAGGACATGAGCTGGCCTGAGGAGATGTCCTTCATTGCTAACAACAACAGGATGAACAGACACAATG TCCCTACTGAGAAAGGTGCGACTGGACTGAGCAACCTTGGCAACACGTGCTTCATGAACTCCAGTATCCAGTGTGTGAGCAACACCAAGCCTCTCACAGACTACTTCACCTCAGGAAACCACCTCTATGAGCTCAACAG GACTAATCCCATTGGGATGCGTGGTCACATGGCCAAATGCTATGGCGATCTGGTACAAGAGTTGTGGAGCGGAACACAAAAGAACTTGGCCCCTCTGAAACTCAGA TGGACGATAGCGAAGTACGCCCCGCGGTTCAATGGCTTCCAGCAGCAGGACTCCCAGGAGCTGCTGGCCTTCCTGCTGGATGGCCTTCACGAGGACCTGAACCGCGTTCACGAGAAACCCTACGTAGAGCTGAAGGACAGCGACGGGCGGCCAGACTGGGAGGTGGCTTCTGAG GCGTGGGAGAATCACTTGAGGAGGAACCGTTCCATTGTGGTGGATCTATTCCATGGCCAGCTCAGGTCACAGGTCAAGTGCAAGACCTGTGGCCATGTCAGTGCACGCTTCGACCCCTtcaacttcctctctctccccctacccatGGATAACTCCATGCACTTGGAGATCATAG TCATTAAGCTGGATGGGTCATGCCCAGTGCGGTATGGGCTCCGGCTCAATGCAGATGAGAAGTACACAGGCCTGAAGAGACTCCTGAGTGAACTCTGCTGCCTTAACCCTGAGCAGATCCTCCTGGCTGAAGTCCATGCCTCTAACATCAAG AATTTCCCACTGGACAACCAGAAAGTGCGTCGGGCGGTGAGCGGCTTTCTGTGTGCGTTTGAGATCCCGGTGTCAGGCGTATCCACATCTGTGGTGTCCTCCCCCACGCAAACAGATGGTGATG AAGCTCCAGCGCTAGCAAATGGGAATGCTGCCAAGGTAACTGAGATTAACTCTCTGAAACTAGGAATGATCCCCAAGGGCATGCCCAGCACTGTAGTGCCCTGTGTCACAGAGGGCAGCCATGCCAATGGTCTCCCCAACGGCCACGTGATGCCCCCTCTGGACAGCACCTTTGCTGGGTACATCATCGCCATCCATAGGAAGATG aTGCGGGCAGAGTTATACTTCCTGTCCAGTCAGAAAAACCGACCCAGTCTGTTTGGGATGCCATTGATCGTGCCGTGTACAGTCCACACCAGGACCAGGGACCTGTATGACGCTGTTTGGACCCAGGTGTCCCGCTTGGCCAGTCCCTTACCCCCTCAGGAGGCCAGCAACCACGCCCAGGACTG TGATGACAGCATGGGCTACCAGTATCCCTTCACCCTGCGCGTGGTGCAGAGAGATGGCAACTCCTGCGCCTGGTGTCCGTGGTACAG GTTCTGCAGAGGCTGCACAGTGGAGTGTAACGATGACAGGGCTGCTGTGGGGAATGCCTTCATGGCTGTGGACTGGGACCCCACTGCTCTACACCTCCGTTACCAGACCTCTcaggagagg ATCGTGGAGGAGCACCCCAGTGTGGAACAGAGTCGCAGGGCCCAGGCAGAGCCCATCAGTCTGGACAGTTGTCTGCAGGCCTTTACCAGTGAGGAAGAGCTGGGAGAGGATGAGCTCTACTACTGCTCCAAGTGCAAGACCCACCGCCTGGCCACCAAGAAACTGGACCTGTGGAGGCTGCCGCCCATCCTG ATTATTCATTTAAAACGTTTCCAGTTTATGAATGGGCGGTGGATCAAATCCCAGAAGATTGTGAGGTTTCCCAGGGAGACGTTTGATCCCAGTGCTTTCCTGACTCCGAGAGATGCAGACCAAAGCCAACAGAGCTGGAGGGATGGGCTAGGGGAGGAGCTACACGACACAGAGGGAGGAGTACCAAAATCTGGGGGTGGAGACACTGTCTGTAACCCCACCCCAACTCTCAACAATGGGAAAG AGTCTCTGTGCTCAGGGAGGATGGCCAGTACTCCCCTCAGCAGAGATGTCAGCCCCAACTGCAGCCCACAGAGTGAGGGCAGGAGGCAGGGCCGTGGACGGGTGTTGCCCCTGGAAAGCAGGTACCAGCTATCCCTCAGTAAAGAGAGTCTGGACAGTGGCAGGGAGAGCCCCATGGAGCTCGAGGCCAGCGGGATGGGGAGCAGGGGAGAGGGCCTCAGCGACTCTACCTCTGgagaggacacggctagggactGTGACAACACAACGTCTGTGTCTGAGCTGGAGAGCAATGGCTACACCGAGGACAGCATAGATCTGGAGGCCTCCCAGGACCAAAGAGACAAAATCTGCATAGACCCCATGTACAACTTGTATGCAATTTCA TGCCATTCAGGGATCCTCGGAGGAGGCCACTATGTGACATATGCCAAAAACCCAAATGAAAAGTGGTACTGTTACAACGACAGTAGCTGTAAG GAGTTGAGGTCAGAGGAGATTGATGCAGACTCTGCCTATATCCTGTTCTACGAGCAGCAGGGAGTGGATTATTCTCTGTTCATGCCCAAAACTGACGGCAAAAAGATGGCCGACACAACTAGCATGGACGAGGACTTTGAGTCTGATTATAAGAAGTACTGTGTTCTTCAGTAA
- the LOC109872560 gene encoding ubiquitin carboxyl-terminal hydrolase 32 isoform X1 yields the protein MGAKESRIGFLSYDEAINRVTDVELQRLKDAFRRTSGLSCYMSQQCFLREVLGDVVPPRVAEVIYSSFGGTPKGLHFNNLIVGLVLLTRGRDEEKAKYIFSLFASDSGNHATREDMESMLQTVDGEIPLSLRKCFSEGEKVNYEKFKSWLLQNKDAFTFSRWLLSSGVCVTLTDDSDTPTFYQTLAGVTHLEESDIIDLEKRYWLLKAQSRTGRFDLETFVPLVSPPIHASLSEGLFHAFDENRDNHIDFKEISCGLSACCRGPLAERQKFCFKVFDVDHDGLLSREEITEMVGALLEVWKDNRTDPLPETHSNVHAIVEDILKEHDTTKKGHLTLEDYQIWSVMSALANEFLNLLFQVCHIVLGLRPASCEEEGKIIRGWLERESRHGLQPGDYWFLIAVLWWQQWRDYVKYDNTHIVVEQPSVFGTGRSGVGAQTQARAEQGPEGESIASSHSSPEEKFSDNISSASEASETTSGSLLPLGSTATDICFARQHETPDADNQCFLGADVNMAVLRPGAIDNQPLVMSEPLKAPTLTMEGGLLRRSPSLILSRDFEVVPEPVWRALYHWYGANLSLPRPVIRNTKTDCAELELFPRHLLFLRQQQPPARTPQNNVWVNMGNVPSPSAPLKRVLVYTGCFSRMGTIKDIHEYLAQRLRIKEEDMRLWLFNNENYLTLLDDEDHSLEGLKIPDEQYMVIEVRSKDMSWPEEMSFIANNNRMNRHNVPTEKGATGLSNLGNTCFMNSSIQCVSNTKPLTDYFTSGNHLYELNRTNPIGMRGHMAKCYGDLVQELWSGTQKNLAPLKLRWTIAKYAPRFNGFQQQDSQELLAFLLDGLHEDLNRVHEKPYVELKDSDGRPDWEVASEAWENHLRRNRSIVVDLFHGQLRSQVKCKTCGHVSARFDPFNFLSLPLPMDNSMHLEIIVIKLDGSCPVRYGLRLNADEKYTGLKRLLSELCCLNPEQILLAEVHASNIKNFPLDNQKVRRAVSGFLCAFEIPVSGVSTSVVSSPTQTDGDEAPALANGNAAKVTEINSLKLGMIPKGMPSTVVPCVTEGSHANGLPNGHVMPPLDSTFAGYIIAIHRKMMRAELYFLSSQKNRPSLFGMPLIVPCTVHTRTRDLYDAVWTQVSRLASPLPPQEASNHAQDCDDSMGYQYPFTLRVVQRDGNSCAWCPWYRFCRGCTVECNDDRAAVGNAFMAVDWDPTALHLRYQTSQERIVEEHPSVEQSRRAQAEPISLDSCLQAFTSEEELGEDELYYCSKCKTHRLATKKLDLWRLPPILIIHLKRFQFMNGRWIKSQKIVRFPRETFDPSAFLTPRDADQSQQSWRDGLGEELHDTEGGVPKSGGGDTVCNPTPTLNNGKESLCSGRMASTPLSRDVSPNCSPQSEGRRQGRGRVLPLESRYQLSLSKESLDSGRESPMELEASGMGSRGEGLSDSTSGEDTARDCDNTTSVSELESNGYTEDSIDLEASQDQRDKICIDPMYNLYAISCHSGILGGGHYVTYAKNPNEKWYCYNDSSCKELRSEEIDADSAYILFYEQQGVDYSLFMPKTDGKKMADTTSMDEDFESDYKKYCVLQ from the exons GGTGAGAAGGTAAATTATGAGAAATTTAAGAGCTGGCTCCTGCAGAACAAGGATGCTTTCACCTTCTCCCGCTGGCTCCTGTCCAGTGGGGTGTGTGTCACTCTGACAGACGATAGTGACACACCCACCTTCTACCAGACCTTGGCTGGAGTAACACACT TAGAGGAATCAGATATCATTGACTTGGAGAAGAGATACTGGCTGCTGAAAGCTCAATCTCGGACCGGCCGATTTGACCTGGAAACCTTTGTCCCGTTAGTTTCTCCCCCTATTCATGCATCCCTAAGTGAAG GTTTGTTTCATGCCTTTGATGAAAACAGGGACAATCACATAGATTTCAAGGAAATCTCGTGTGGCCTATCTGCTTGCTGCAGAGGGCCTTTGGCAGAGAGACAGAAGT TCTGTTTCAAAGTGTTTGATGTTGACCATGATGGGCTTCTGTCTCGGGAGGAAATCACAGAAATGGTTGGGGCATTACTGGAGGTGTGGAAAGACAATCGCACAGACCCTCTACCT GAAACGCACAGTAATGTCCATGCCATTGTGGAAGACATCCTGAAGGAGCATGATACCACTAAG AAAGGGCATTTGACCCTGGAGGATTACCAAATATGGAGTGTGATGAGTGCACTTGCCAATGAGTTCCTCAACCTGTTATTTCAG GTGTGCCATATTGTCCTGGGGCTGCGGCCTGCCTCGTGTGAAGAGGAGGGAAAGAtaatcag GGgctggttggagagagagagcagacatggCCTCCAGCCAGGAGACTACTGGTTCCTCATAGCAGTGCTGTGGTGGCAGCAGTGGAGAGACTACGTCAAATAT GACAACACGCACATCGTGGTGGAACAGCCGTCAGTGTTTGGCACAGGGAGGAGTGGTGTAGGGGCCCAGACGCAGGCCAGGGCAGAGCAAGGCCCAGAGGGGGAGAGCATTGCCAGCTCCCACAGCTCCCCAGAGGAAAAGTTCTCAGACAACATCTCCAGTGCATCAGAGGCCTCTGAGACAACCAGTGGTA GCCTTCTACCCCTGGGCTCGACTGCTACGGATATTTGCTTTGCCCGGCAGCATGAGACCCCAGATGCAGACAACCAGTGCTTCCTGGGGGCTGATGTGAACATGGCGGTTCTAAGGCCTGGGGCCATCGACAACCAGCCTCTGGTTATGTCGGAGCCCTTAAAG GCTCCCACATTGACCATGGAGGGGGGCCTACTGAGGCGCTCCCCATCCCTGATTCTAAGCAGGGACTTTGAGGTTGTGCCAGAGCCGGTGTGGAGGGCACTCTACCACTGGTACGGAGCCAACCTGAGTCTCCCCAGACCG GTGATCAGAAACACCAAGACAGACTGTGCTGAGCTAGAGCTGTTCCCCCGCCACCTGCTCTTCCTGAGGCAGCAGCAGCCCCCCGCCCGCACCCCCCAGAACAACGTCTGGGTCAATATGG GTAATGTCCCCTCTCCTAGTGCCCCCTTAAAACGTGTGCTGGTCTACACGGGCTGTTTCAGTAGGATGGGCACCATCAAAGACATCCATGAGTACCTGGCCCAGAGACTCCGCATCAAGGAGGAAGACATGCGCCTGTGGCTCTTTAACAATGAG AATTATCTGACCCTTCTTGATGATGAAGACCATTCCCTGGAGGGGTTGAAGATCCCAGATGAGCAGTACATGGTTATAGAAG TAAGGAGCAAGGACATGAGCTGGCCTGAGGAGATGTCCTTCATTGCTAACAACAACAGGATGAACAGACACAATG TCCCTACTGAGAAAGGTGCGACTGGACTGAGCAACCTTGGCAACACGTGCTTCATGAACTCCAGTATCCAGTGTGTGAGCAACACCAAGCCTCTCACAGACTACTTCACCTCAGGAAACCACCTCTATGAGCTCAACAG GACTAATCCCATTGGGATGCGTGGTCACATGGCCAAATGCTATGGCGATCTGGTACAAGAGTTGTGGAGCGGAACACAAAAGAACTTGGCCCCTCTGAAACTCAGA TGGACGATAGCGAAGTACGCCCCGCGGTTCAATGGCTTCCAGCAGCAGGACTCCCAGGAGCTGCTGGCCTTCCTGCTGGATGGCCTTCACGAGGACCTGAACCGCGTTCACGAGAAACCCTACGTAGAGCTGAAGGACAGCGACGGGCGGCCAGACTGGGAGGTGGCTTCTGAG GCGTGGGAGAATCACTTGAGGAGGAACCGTTCCATTGTGGTGGATCTATTCCATGGCCAGCTCAGGTCACAGGTCAAGTGCAAGACCTGTGGCCATGTCAGTGCACGCTTCGACCCCTtcaacttcctctctctccccctacccatGGATAACTCCATGCACTTGGAGATCATAG TCATTAAGCTGGATGGGTCATGCCCAGTGCGGTATGGGCTCCGGCTCAATGCAGATGAGAAGTACACAGGCCTGAAGAGACTCCTGAGTGAACTCTGCTGCCTTAACCCTGAGCAGATCCTCCTGGCTGAAGTCCATGCCTCTAACATCAAG AATTTCCCACTGGACAACCAGAAAGTGCGTCGGGCGGTGAGCGGCTTTCTGTGTGCGTTTGAGATCCCGGTGTCAGGCGTATCCACATCTGTGGTGTCCTCCCCCACGCAAACAGATGGTGATG AAGCTCCAGCGCTAGCAAATGGGAATGCTGCCAAGGTAACTGAGATTAACTCTCTGAAACTAGGAATGATCCCCAAGGGCATGCCCAGCACTGTAGTGCCCTGTGTCACAGAGGGCAGCCATGCCAATGGTCTCCCCAACGGCCACGTGATGCCCCCTCTGGACAGCACCTTTGCTGGGTACATCATCGCCATCCATAGGAAGATG aTGCGGGCAGAGTTATACTTCCTGTCCAGTCAGAAAAACCGACCCAGTCTGTTTGGGATGCCATTGATCGTGCCGTGTACAGTCCACACCAGGACCAGGGACCTGTATGACGCTGTTTGGACCCAGGTGTCCCGCTTGGCCAGTCCCTTACCCCCTCAGGAGGCCAGCAACCACGCCCAGGACTG TGATGACAGCATGGGCTACCAGTATCCCTTCACCCTGCGCGTGGTGCAGAGAGATGGCAACTCCTGCGCCTGGTGTCCGTGGTACAG GTTCTGCAGAGGCTGCACAGTGGAGTGTAACGATGACAGGGCTGCTGTGGGGAATGCCTTCATGGCTGTGGACTGGGACCCCACTGCTCTACACCTCCGTTACCAGACCTCTcaggagagg ATCGTGGAGGAGCACCCCAGTGTGGAACAGAGTCGCAGGGCCCAGGCAGAGCCCATCAGTCTGGACAGTTGTCTGCAGGCCTTTACCAGTGAGGAAGAGCTGGGAGAGGATGAGCTCTACTACTGCTCCAAGTGCAAGACCCACCGCCTGGCCACCAAGAAACTGGACCTGTGGAGGCTGCCGCCCATCCTG ATTATTCATTTAAAACGTTTCCAGTTTATGAATGGGCGGTGGATCAAATCCCAGAAGATTGTGAGGTTTCCCAGGGAGACGTTTGATCCCAGTGCTTTCCTGACTCCGAGAGATGCAGACCAAAGCCAACAGAGCTGGAGGGATGGGCTAGGGGAGGAGCTACACGACACAGAGGGAGGAGTACCAAAATCTGGGGGTGGAGACACTGTCTGTAACCCCACCCCAACTCTCAACAATGGGAAAG AGTCTCTGTGCTCAGGGAGGATGGCCAGTACTCCCCTCAGCAGAGATGTCAGCCCCAACTGCAGCCCACAGAGTGAGGGCAGGAGGCAGGGCCGTGGACGGGTGTTGCCCCTGGAAAGCAGGTACCAGCTATCCCTCAGTAAAGAGAGTCTGGACAGTGGCAGGGAGAGCCCCATGGAGCTCGAGGCCAGCGGGATGGGGAGCAGGGGAGAGGGCCTCAGCGACTCTACCTCTGgagaggacacggctagggactGTGACAACACAACGTCTGTGTCTGAGCTGGAGAGCAATGGCTACACCGAGGACAGCATAGATCTGGAGGCCTCCCAGGACCAAAGAGACAAAATCTGCATAGACCCCATGTACAACTTGTATGCAATTTCA TGCCATTCAGGGATCCTCGGAGGAGGCCACTATGTGACATATGCCAAAAACCCAAATGAAAAGTGGTACTGTTACAACGACAGTAGCTGTAAG GAGTTGAGGTCAGAGGAGATTGATGCAGACTCTGCCTATATCCTGTTCTACGAGCAGCAGGGAGTGGATTATTCTCTGTTCATGCCCAAAACTGACGGCAAAAAGATGGCCGACACAACTAGCATGGACGAGGACTTTGAGTCTGATTATAAGAAGTACTGTGTTCTTCAGTAA